One genomic segment of Thermus thermamylovorans includes these proteins:
- a CDS encoding UDP-N-acetylmuramoyl-tripeptide--D-alanyl-D-alanine ligase: MLKGGEWVVHVAHVREVTPEWVAAATGGRLHPGGRPVRDLHWDSRQVAPGGLFVALPGARVHGRAFAGEALERGAHLLLSDRPGWATVEVANPYRALLRLGRALRDLFPGPVVAVGGSTGKTTTKEALAQALGFPAPPGNQNTAPPLARHFLGLDPRAPGTVVELGVDRVGEMAELMALARPHLAVLTALGEEHLLAFGDLEGVVREEAGLLQAPEALVSLQAQEVLRAFGHGSFLTYGFGEATFPGEGLELLPEGSRFRYRGLPVRVPYPGLGPALGALAALAVGEVLGKDLKEVAERLAALTLPPGRMERQERGGVVFLNDAYNANPLSVEAGLRWLAAQPGRKWAVLGEMRELGEEAPRLHLRVAEAAARLGLRPLYLGPHAEAQAALGGEAAGSLEEALRWLKARVAPGDLVYLKASRALGLERILELWDA; encoded by the coding sequence ATGCTGAAGGGCGGTGAGTGGGTTGTGCATGTTGCGCATGTTAGGGAAGTGACGCCGGAGTGGGTGGCCGCGGCCACCGGGGGGAGGCTCCACCCCGGGGGGCGCCCGGTGCGGGACCTCCACTGGGACAGCCGCCAGGTGGCGCCGGGAGGCCTCTTCGTGGCCCTGCCCGGGGCGAGGGTCCACGGCCGGGCTTTCGCAGGGGAGGCCCTGGAGCGGGGGGCCCACCTGCTCCTCAGCGACCGGCCGGGGTGGGCCACGGTGGAGGTGGCCAACCCCTACCGGGCCCTCCTCCGCCTGGGCCGGGCCCTCAGGGACCTCTTCCCCGGGCCGGTGGTGGCCGTGGGGGGGAGTACAGGCAAGACCACCACCAAGGAGGCCCTCGCCCAGGCCCTGGGCTTCCCTGCCCCGCCCGGCAACCAGAACACCGCCCCCCCCCTGGCCCGCCACTTCCTGGGCCTGGACCCCAGGGCCCCGGGGACGGTGGTGGAGCTGGGGGTGGACCGGGTGGGGGAGATGGCCGAGCTCATGGCCCTGGCCCGGCCCCACCTGGCGGTCCTCACCGCCTTGGGGGAGGAGCACCTCCTGGCCTTTGGGGACCTCGAGGGGGTGGTGCGGGAGGAGGCGGGGCTCCTCCAGGCGCCGGAGGCCCTGGTGAGCCTGCAGGCCCAGGAGGTCCTCCGGGCCTTCGGCCACGGGAGTTTCCTCACCTACGGCTTCGGGGAGGCCACCTTTCCCGGGGAGGGCCTGGAGCTCCTCCCCGAGGGGAGCCGCTTCCGCTACCGGGGCCTCCCGGTACGGGTACCCTACCCCGGCCTGGGCCCCGCCCTGGGGGCCCTGGCGGCCCTGGCGGTGGGGGAGGTTTTGGGGAAGGACCTCAAGGAGGTGGCGGAGCGCCTGGCCGCCCTCACCCTCCCCCCGGGGCGGATGGAGCGGCAGGAGAGGGGCGGGGTGGTCTTCCTGAACGACGCCTACAACGCCAACCCCCTCTCGGTGGAGGCCGGGCTGCGGTGGCTGGCCGCCCAGCCCGGGCGGAAGTGGGCCGTCCTGGGGGAGATGCGGGAGCTGGGGGAGGAGGCGCCAAGGCTCCACCTGCGGGTGGCGGAGGCGGCGGCCCGGCTGGGCCTCAGGCCCCTCTACCTGGGGCCCCACGCCGAGGCCCAGGCCGCCCTGGGGGGGGAGGCGGCGGGAAGCCTGGAGGAGGCCCTCCGCTGGCTGAAGGCGCGGGTGGCCCCCGGGGACCTGGTCTACCTGAAGGCCTCCCGGGCCCTGGGGCTGGAGCGAATCCTGGAGCTATGGGACGCCTGA
- a CDS encoding peptidoglycan D,D-transpeptidase FtsI family protein, whose protein sequence is MTAGASRVPLVLLGFALWTVLFALGVHALVAHPPRLPPPPPPPAPPRGAFYAQDGTPLAVSLRGGRHYPLGKSMSQLLGFGERATGRGLEGLERDLNAALSEGRSFTLTLDPWVQAMAERALWAGLARSRGAFASLVVLDPEGRLVAVANGPPFDPLAPRGDPEKDIAWRNHAFLVPLEPGSTVKALTAAMLLEEGLATLATRVEAPPFRVVEGWTIRDPLPHPPVLTLTEVLGHSSNVGISLLAERLPKEAFYGYLERLGLTAGSPLPGVRVAPAVVRPPREWSRAAYANHTFGQGFLVTPLHLAAAFAALADGVYRPPRLLADQEAREVRVFSQATAAAVRRALEETLAPRARLPGYPLAGKTGTAQVVVEGRYSREVFTAWFAGFVPGDRPLYTVAVAVHHPKGEVYGSLVAAPIFREVAAGLLAYRGVPPYAEGR, encoded by the coding sequence GTGACCGCGGGGGCGAGCCGGGTGCCCCTGGTCCTCCTGGGCTTCGCCCTCTGGACGGTGCTCTTCGCCCTGGGGGTCCACGCCCTGGTGGCCCACCCTCCCCGGCTCCCTCCCCCACCCCCGCCCCCCGCCCCGCCCCGGGGGGCCTTTTACGCCCAGGACGGCACCCCCCTGGCCGTAAGCCTCCGGGGAGGCCGCCACTACCCCTTGGGAAAGAGCATGAGCCAGCTTTTGGGCTTCGGGGAGCGGGCCACGGGCCGGGGCCTGGAGGGGCTGGAGCGGGACCTGAACGCCGCCCTGAGCGAGGGGCGCTCCTTCACCCTCACCCTGGACCCCTGGGTGCAGGCCATGGCGGAGCGGGCCCTCTGGGCGGGCCTGGCCCGAAGCCGGGGGGCCTTCGCCTCCCTGGTGGTCCTGGACCCGGAGGGCAGGCTGGTGGCGGTGGCCAACGGGCCCCCCTTCGACCCCCTGGCCCCCCGCGGGGACCCGGAGAAGGACATCGCCTGGCGCAACCACGCCTTCCTGGTGCCCCTGGAGCCGGGCTCCACGGTCAAGGCCCTCACCGCCGCCATGCTCCTGGAGGAGGGCCTGGCCACCCTCGCCACCCGGGTGGAGGCTCCCCCCTTCCGGGTGGTGGAGGGCTGGACCATCCGCGACCCCCTGCCCCACCCCCCGGTCCTTACCCTCACCGAGGTGCTGGGCCACTCCTCCAACGTGGGCATCAGCCTGCTGGCCGAGAGGCTGCCCAAGGAGGCTTTCTACGGCTACCTGGAGCGCCTGGGCCTCACCGCCGGCAGCCCCCTCCCCGGGGTGCGGGTGGCCCCGGCGGTGGTCCGCCCCCCCAGGGAGTGGAGCCGGGCGGCCTACGCCAACCACACCTTCGGCCAGGGCTTCCTGGTCACCCCCCTGCACCTGGCGGCGGCCTTCGCCGCCCTGGCGGACGGGGTGTACCGTCCCCCCCGGCTTCTCGCCGACCAAGAGGCCCGGGAGGTGCGGGTCTTCTCCCAGGCCACGGCGGCGGCGGTGCGCCGGGCCCTGGAGGAGACCCTGGCCCCCCGGGCCCGCCTTCCCGGCTACCCCCTGGCGGGCAAGACGGGCACGGCCCAGGTGGTGGTGGAGGGGCGCTACTCCCGGGAGGTCTTCACCGCCTGGTTCGCGGGCTTCGTCCCCGGGGACCGGCCCCTCTACACCGTGGCGGTGGCCGTCCACCACCCCAAGGGGGAGGTCTACGGCAGCCTGGTGGCCGCCCCCATCTTCCGGGAGGTGGCCGCGGGGCTCTTGGCCTACCGGGGGGTGCCCCCCTATGCTGAAGGGCGGTGA
- the rsmH gene encoding 16S rRNA (cytosine(1402)-N(4))-methyltransferase RsmH, with protein sequence MEPVAQHVPVLYREALDLLQVRPGEVYVDATLGGAGHARGILERGGLVIGLDRDPEAVKRARALGLPGLRVYQANFRHLGEVLREAGVAQVAGVLADLGVSSLQLEDPRRGFSYQREGPLDMRLGEEGPTAAEVVNRLPLEELRRILRDLGEEREAQRIARAIVAAREKAPIRTTTQLAEIVRRAVGFRRAGHPARKTFQALRLYVNDELGALAEFLEQAQEALAPGGRLVVIAFHSLEDRLVKRFLRESGLKVLTPRPLTPGPEEVARNPRARSAKLRAAAKEGA encoded by the coding sequence ATGGAGCCCGTCGCCCAGCACGTACCCGTCCTCTACCGGGAGGCTTTGGACCTCCTCCAGGTCCGGCCCGGGGAGGTGTACGTGGACGCCACCCTGGGCGGGGCGGGCCACGCCCGGGGGATCCTGGAGCGGGGTGGGCTGGTGATCGGCCTGGACCGGGACCCGGAGGCGGTCAAGAGGGCCCGGGCCCTGGGCCTGCCCGGCCTCAGGGTCTACCAGGCCAACTTCCGCCACCTTGGGGAGGTGCTGCGGGAGGCGGGGGTGGCGCAGGTGGCGGGGGTCCTGGCGGACCTCGGGGTCTCCAGCCTCCAGCTGGAAGACCCCCGCCGGGGCTTCAGCTACCAGAGGGAAGGCCCCCTGGACATGCGCCTGGGGGAGGAGGGCCCCACCGCGGCGGAGGTGGTGAACCGGCTCCCCCTGGAGGAGCTCCGCCGCATCCTGCGGGACCTGGGGGAGGAGCGGGAGGCCCAGCGCATCGCCAGGGCCATCGTGGCCGCCCGGGAAAAGGCCCCCATCCGCACCACCACCCAGCTGGCGGAGATCGTGCGCCGGGCGGTGGGCTTCCGCCGGGCAGGCCATCCCGCCCGCAAGACCTTCCAGGCCCTGCGCCTCTACGTGAACGACGAGCTCGGGGCCCTGGCCGAGTTCCTGGAGCAGGCCCAGGAGGCCCTGGCTCCCGGAGGGCGGCTCGTGGTCATCGCCTTTCACTCCCTGGAGGACCGCCTGGTGAAGCGCTTCCTCCGGGAAAGCGGCCTCAAGGTCCTCACCCCCAGGCCCCTCACCCCGGGCCCCGAGGAGGTGGCGAGGAACCCCAGGGCCCGCAGCGCCAAGCTGCGGGCGGCGGCGAAGGAGGGGGCATGA